In Pseudomonas asiatica, the following are encoded in one genomic region:
- a CDS encoding FKBP-type peptidyl-prolyl cis-trans isomerase, whose translation MSQELQIIDLVEGDGKAAVKGALITTQYTGWLADGSEFDSSWSRGKPFQCVIGTGRVIKGWDQGLMGMRVGGKRKLLVPAHLGYGERSVGAIPPNSDLTFEIELLEVLTRDD comes from the coding sequence GTGAGCCAAGAACTGCAGATCATCGACCTTGTGGAGGGGGATGGCAAAGCCGCCGTCAAAGGCGCCCTGATCACCACCCAGTACACCGGCTGGCTGGCCGACGGCAGCGAGTTCGACTCGTCCTGGTCGCGCGGCAAGCCGTTCCAGTGCGTGATCGGCACTGGTCGGGTAATCAAGGGGTGGGATCAAGGCCTGATGGGTATGCGCGTTGGCGGCAAGCGCAAGTTGCTGGTACCGGCGCACCTGGGCTATGGCGAACGCAGCGTGGGGGCGATTCCGCCGAATTCGGATTTGACCTTCGAGATCGAATTGCTGGAAGTGCTGACACGGGATGATTGA
- a CDS encoding cytochrome c-type biogenesis protein has translation MKRGLAAAVLGLFMGLSLAGVAKAAIDTYQFRDDAERERYQQLTKELRCPKCQNQDIADSNAPIAADLRREIFRMLGEGKSNQQIVDFMVDRYGDFVRYKPALSGRTWLLWFGPGILLAGGFVVLALIVRRRRSAAVQGANELSAEERERLAKLLEKEQTHD, from the coding sequence ATGAAGCGGGGGCTGGCAGCTGCGGTGCTGGGGCTCTTCATGGGGTTGAGCCTGGCAGGCGTGGCCAAGGCGGCCATCGACACCTACCAGTTCCGCGACGATGCCGAGCGTGAGCGCTACCAGCAGCTGACCAAAGAGCTGCGCTGCCCCAAGTGCCAGAACCAGGACATCGCCGACTCCAACGCGCCGATTGCCGCCGACCTGCGTCGGGAAATCTTCCGCATGCTCGGCGAGGGCAAGAGCAACCAGCAGATCGTCGACTTCATGGTCGACCGCTATGGCGACTTCGTGCGCTACAAGCCGGCGCTCAGCGGGCGTACCTGGCTGCTGTGGTTCGGCCCGGGGATTTTGCTGGCTGGTGGTTTCGTGGTGCTGGCGCTGATCGTGCGCCGGCGCCGCAGTGCGGCCGTGCAGGGCGCCAATGAGTTGTCCGCCGAAGAACGCGAGCGTCTCGCCAAATTGCTGGAAAAAGAACAGACCCATGATTGA
- a CDS encoding aspartate/glutamate racemase family protein yields MRILIANVNTTEAITEAIAEQARAVAAPGTEIIGLTPWFGAESVEGNFESYLAAIAVMDRVLAYEGPYDAVIQAGYGEHGREGLQELLNVPVVDITDAAASTAMYLGHAYSVVTTLDRTVPLIEDRLKLSGLYDRCASVRASGLAVLELEADPQRAVEAIVEQAERAVRDDKAEVICLGCGGMAGLDEQIRQRTGVPVVDGVSAAVTMAESLVRMGLSTSKVRTYATPRVKKVVGWPMRFGR; encoded by the coding sequence ATGCGCATTCTGATCGCCAACGTCAACACCACCGAAGCCATCACCGAAGCCATTGCCGAACAGGCCCGTGCGGTGGCAGCGCCCGGCACGGAAATCATCGGCCTCACCCCATGGTTCGGTGCCGAGTCGGTGGAAGGCAACTTCGAAAGCTACCTGGCCGCCATCGCGGTGATGGACCGGGTACTGGCCTACGAAGGCCCTTATGATGCCGTGATACAGGCGGGTTACGGCGAACATGGCCGCGAAGGCTTGCAGGAACTGCTGAACGTGCCGGTGGTGGACATCACCGATGCAGCCGCCAGCACGGCGATGTACCTGGGCCATGCCTACTCGGTGGTGACCACCCTGGACCGCACCGTGCCGCTGATCGAAGACCGCCTGAAGCTCTCCGGCCTGTATGACCGCTGCGCATCGGTGCGGGCCAGCGGGCTGGCGGTGCTGGAGCTTGAAGCCGACCCACAGCGCGCCGTGGAGGCGATTGTCGAGCAGGCGGAACGCGCCGTGCGTGACGACAAGGCCGAGGTGATCTGCCTGGGTTGCGGCGGCATGGCCGGTTTGGACGAGCAGATCCGCCAGCGCACCGGCGTGCCGGTGGTGGATGGTGTGAGTGCGGCGGTGACCATGGCCGAATCGCTGGTGCGCATGGGCTTGAGTACCTCCAAGGTCCGTACCTATGCCACGCCACGGGTGAAGAAAGTGGTGGGTTGGCCGATGCGGTTCGGGCGCTAA
- the ccmI gene encoding c-type cytochrome biogenesis protein CcmI encodes MIEFWLSAGLLLLAALSFLLIPILRGRGRQQEEDRTALNVALYQERVAELAAQQAAGVLDEAQMAKGRDEAARELLADTEGAEAPRQGHLGKALPLLAALLVPLLALGLYLHFGAADKVELTQEFAEAPKSMEEMTARLERVVQAQPDSAEAVYFLGRAYMAEQRPADAARTFERAVALAGRQPELLGQWAQALYFAADKKWSPQLQALTDEALKADPNEVTSLGLRGIAAFEGERYQEAIDYWKRLLAQLPEGDTSRAALQGGIDRAAERLGGSPGQAAAPVAARLKVRVELAAALKDKVKPDDTVFIFARASNGPPMPLAAKRVTVAQLPIEVELSDADAMMPQMKLSDFAEVQLVARVSRAGQPTHGEWIGQGTPLPSATQAIQHLTIDSPDP; translated from the coding sequence ATGATTGAATTCTGGCTTAGCGCGGGCCTGCTGCTGCTCGCTGCCCTCAGCTTCCTGCTGATCCCGATCCTGCGTGGCCGTGGCCGCCAGCAGGAAGAAGACCGCACCGCCCTGAACGTGGCCCTGTACCAGGAACGCGTCGCCGAACTGGCTGCCCAGCAGGCCGCCGGTGTGCTCGATGAGGCGCAAATGGCCAAAGGCCGTGACGAGGCCGCCCGTGAGCTGCTGGCGGATACCGAAGGTGCCGAGGCCCCGCGTCAGGGCCACTTGGGCAAGGCCCTGCCGTTGCTGGCGGCGCTGCTGGTGCCGCTGCTGGCATTGGGGCTGTACCTGCATTTCGGCGCGGCCGACAAGGTTGAGCTGACCCAGGAGTTTGCCGAAGCGCCCAAATCGATGGAAGAAATGACTGCCCGCCTGGAGCGGGTGGTGCAGGCCCAGCCGGATTCGGCCGAGGCCGTGTACTTCCTGGGCCGAGCCTACATGGCCGAGCAGCGCCCCGCCGATGCCGCGCGTACATTCGAGCGCGCCGTGGCCCTGGCCGGTCGCCAGCCCGAATTGCTCGGGCAATGGGCACAGGCGCTGTACTTCGCTGCCGACAAGAAATGGAGCCCGCAGCTGCAGGCGCTGACTGACGAGGCGCTGAAAGCCGACCCCAACGAAGTGACCAGCCTGGGCCTGCGTGGTATCGCTGCCTTCGAGGGCGAGCGTTACCAGGAAGCCATCGATTACTGGAAGCGCCTGCTGGCGCAACTGCCGGAAGGTGATACCTCGCGTGCGGCGCTACAGGGCGGTATCGACCGCGCTGCCGAGCGCCTGGGCGGTTCGCCGGGGCAGGCTGCGGCGCCCGTGGCGGCTCGCTTGAAGGTGCGCGTGGAACTGGCTGCGGCCTTGAAGGACAAGGTCAAGCCGGACGACACGGTATTCATCTTCGCCCGCGCCAGCAATGGCCCACCCATGCCGCTGGCGGCCAAGCGGGTGACTGTGGCGCAGTTGCCGATCGAGGTGGAACTGTCCGATGCTGACGCCATGATGCCGCAGATGAAACTGTCGGACTTTGCCGAAGTCCAACTCGTTGCACGTGTATCACGCGCTGGCCAGCCAACCCATGGCGAGTGGATTGGCCAGGGCACGCCATTGCCCAGCGCCACCCAGGCCATCCAGCACCTGACCATCGACAGCCCCGACCCGTAA
- a CDS encoding DMT family transporter, which yields MDSSLRRGSLEMVAAMLISGTIGWFVLVSGQPVLEVVFWRCVFGAVTLLAICAGFGFLRPGAISRTAFLLAIASGVAIVGNRVLLFASYSRASIAIGTAVYNVQPFMLVGLAAVFLGEKITLAKVTWLSVAFLGMLAIVSAHGAGQGGGEDYLLGIALALGAAFLYAIAALIIKRLSGTPPHLIALIQVATGALLLAPWVKLGGLPGEVPALASLVTLGMVHTGLMYVLLYSAIQRLPTALTGALSFIYPIAAILVDWVAFGHRLAPLQWLGVALILLAAAGMQQGWWFRPRTIAVKGH from the coding sequence ATGGACAGTTCATTGCGTCGTGGCTCGCTGGAAATGGTTGCCGCCATGCTGATTTCCGGGACCATCGGCTGGTTCGTGCTGGTATCTGGCCAGCCGGTGCTGGAGGTGGTGTTCTGGCGTTGCGTGTTCGGTGCCGTGACCTTGCTGGCGATTTGCGCGGGGTTCGGCTTTCTGCGGCCTGGCGCGATAAGCCGTACGGCGTTCCTGTTGGCGATTGCCAGCGGTGTGGCCATTGTCGGCAACAGGGTGTTGCTGTTCGCCTCCTACTCGCGGGCATCGATTGCCATCGGCACGGCGGTGTACAACGTGCAGCCGTTCATGCTGGTGGGGCTGGCGGCGGTGTTCCTGGGCGAGAAGATCACCCTGGCCAAGGTCACCTGGCTGAGCGTGGCGTTCCTCGGCATGCTGGCCATCGTCAGTGCCCATGGCGCGGGGCAGGGTGGCGGCGAGGACTATTTGCTGGGCATTGCGCTGGCGCTGGGGGCGGCCTTCCTGTATGCCATCGCGGCGTTGATCATCAAACGCCTGAGTGGCACGCCACCGCACCTGATCGCGCTGATCCAGGTGGCCACGGGTGCGCTGTTGCTGGCGCCGTGGGTCAAGCTTGGCGGGTTGCCGGGTGAAGTGCCGGCGCTGGCCAGCCTGGTGACCTTGGGCATGGTGCACACCGGCTTGATGTATGTGTTGCTGTACAGCGCCATCCAGCGCTTGCCCACGGCGTTGACCGGGGCGCTGTCGTTCATCTACCCGATTGCGGCGATTCTGGTGGACTGGGTGGCGTTCGGGCACCGGCTGGCACCGTTGCAGTGGCTGGGGGTGGCGTTGATCCTGCTGGCGGCGGCGGGGATGCAGCAGGGGTGGTGGTTCCGGCCCAGGACGATAGCGGTCAAGGGCCATTGA
- a CDS encoding DsbE family thiol:disulfide interchange protein, protein MKRWIMVVPLAVFLLVAVFLYKGLFLKPDELPSAMIGKPFPAFSLASTQGDRTLTEADLRGRPALVNVWATWCPSCKVEHPYLNQLAQQGVVIHGVNYKDDNAAALKWLAEFHNPYQLDIRDEQGSLGLDLGVYGAPETFLIDAKGIIRYKHVGVVDATVWREQLAPLYQGLVDEARP, encoded by the coding sequence ATGAAGCGTTGGATCATGGTAGTCCCCCTGGCGGTATTCCTGCTGGTGGCGGTGTTCCTCTACAAAGGGCTGTTCCTCAAGCCCGACGAGCTGCCCTCGGCAATGATCGGCAAGCCGTTCCCGGCGTTTTCCCTGGCCTCGACCCAGGGCGACCGTACCCTGACCGAGGCCGACTTGCGGGGCCGCCCGGCACTGGTCAACGTGTGGGCCACCTGGTGCCCGTCGTGCAAGGTAGAGCACCCGTACCTGAACCAGCTGGCCCAGCAGGGTGTGGTGATCCACGGCGTCAACTACAAGGACGACAATGCGGCGGCCCTGAAGTGGCTGGCCGAGTTCCACAACCCGTACCAGCTGGACATTCGTGACGAGCAGGGCAGCCTGGGCCTGGACCTGGGCGTGTATGGCGCGCCGGAAACCTTCCTGATCGATGCCAAGGGCATCATCCGCTACAAGCACGTGGGCGTGGTCGATGCCACGGTCTGGCGTGAGCAGCTGGCGCCGCTGTACCAGGGCCTGGTCGATGAGGCCAGGCCATGA
- a CDS encoding GFA family protein, producing the protein MALEKHGTCLCGATRLKVTVDNTHISACHCSMCRKWTGGPLLVVHCSQPPVIEGRAPSIYESSDWAQRGFCGQCGTHLYYRLKANDFHAVPVGLLDGDQEWHFDLQIFVEQKPAWYCFANQTKELTGQEAFEQLG; encoded by the coding sequence ATGGCCCTGGAAAAACACGGCACCTGCCTGTGCGGCGCCACCCGGCTCAAGGTCACCGTCGACAATACCCATATCAGCGCCTGCCACTGCAGCATGTGCCGCAAATGGACCGGCGGCCCATTGCTGGTGGTGCATTGCAGCCAGCCACCGGTGATCGAAGGGCGCGCGCCCAGCATCTATGAGTCTTCCGATTGGGCCCAGCGCGGCTTCTGCGGCCAGTGCGGCACGCACCTGTACTACCGGCTCAAGGCCAATGACTTCCACGCCGTGCCGGTCGGCCTGCTCGACGGCGACCAGGAATGGCATTTTGACTTGCAGATCTTCGTCGAACAGAAACCCGCCTGGTATTGCTTCGCCAACCAGACCAAGGAACTGACTGGCCAGGAAGCCTTCGAGCAGCTCGGCTGA
- a CDS encoding heme lyase CcmF/NrfE family subunit: MIPELGQLAMILAICFAAVQASVPLLGAWRGDSLWMSLARPAAWGQFAFLAFAFACLTHAFMTDNFSVAYVASNSNSALPWYYKFSAVWGAHEGSLLLWALILGGWTFAVSVFSRQLPQVMLARVLAVMGMISVGFLSFLIITSNPFQRLLPQVPTDGRDLNPLLQDFGLIVHPPMLYMGYVGFSVAFAFAIAALLGGRLDAAWARWSRPWTIVAWAFLGVGITLGSWWAYYELGWGGWWFWDPVENASFMPWLVGTALIHSLAVTEKRGVFKSWTVLLAIAAFSLSLLGTFLVRSGVLTSVHAFAADPSRGIFILIFLLFVVGGSLTLFALRAPVVKSQVGFALWSRETLLLANNLVLVVAASMILLGTLYPLVLDALTGAKLSVGPPYFDALFLPLMALLMVVLGVGVVVRWKDTPGKWLASMMTPVLLGSAILAPVAGFIVDDFDWPTLTAFALAAWVVLGGLRDILDKTRHKGLLKGLPGLGRSYWGMQLAHLGLAVCALGVVLSSNNSAERDLRMAPGESVELGGYHFLFQGARHFEGPNFISDKGTVVVSRDGREVTTLHPEKRLYTVQQSMMTEAGIDAGFTRDLYVALGEPLENGAWAVRVHIKPYVRWIWLGGLLTGLGGLLAALDRRYRVKVKTRVRDALGVSGAAA; the protein is encoded by the coding sequence GTGATCCCCGAACTCGGCCAGCTGGCGATGATCCTGGCCATCTGCTTTGCTGCCGTGCAGGCCAGCGTGCCGCTGCTCGGCGCCTGGCGTGGCGACAGCCTGTGGATGAGCCTGGCGCGACCGGCTGCCTGGGGGCAGTTCGCCTTCCTGGCCTTTGCCTTCGCCTGCCTGACCCATGCCTTCATGACCGACAACTTCTCGGTCGCCTATGTGGCCAGCAACTCCAACAGCGCCTTGCCCTGGTACTACAAGTTCAGTGCCGTGTGGGGGGCGCACGAAGGTTCGCTGCTGCTGTGGGCGCTGATCCTCGGCGGCTGGACCTTCGCCGTGTCGGTGTTCTCGCGGCAGTTGCCGCAGGTGATGCTGGCCCGCGTGCTTGCGGTAATGGGCATGATCAGCGTGGGCTTCCTGAGCTTCCTGATCATCACTTCCAACCCGTTCCAGCGCCTGCTGCCGCAGGTGCCGACCGATGGCCGCGACCTCAACCCGCTGTTGCAGGACTTTGGCCTGATCGTCCACCCGCCGATGCTGTACATGGGCTACGTCGGGTTCTCGGTGGCCTTCGCCTTCGCCATCGCCGCCTTGCTCGGTGGCCGCCTGGACGCCGCCTGGGCGCGCTGGTCGCGGCCCTGGACCATCGTTGCCTGGGCCTTCCTCGGTGTCGGCATTACCCTGGGTTCGTGGTGGGCCTACTATGAACTGGGCTGGGGTGGCTGGTGGTTCTGGGACCCGGTGGAAAACGCCTCGTTCATGCCTTGGCTGGTGGGTACGGCGCTGATCCACTCGCTGGCGGTGACCGAAAAGCGCGGGGTATTCAAGAGCTGGACCGTGCTGCTGGCGATTGCCGCGTTCTCGCTGAGCCTGCTGGGTACCTTCCTGGTGCGCTCCGGTGTCCTGACCTCGGTGCATGCGTTTGCCGCCGACCCGTCGCGGGGCATTTTCATCCTGATCTTCCTGCTGTTCGTGGTCGGTGGTTCGCTCACTCTGTTCGCCTTGCGCGCACCGGTGGTCAAGAGTCAGGTCGGCTTTGCCCTGTGGTCGCGCGAGACGCTGCTGCTGGCCAACAACCTGGTGCTGGTAGTGGCGGCCTCGATGATTCTGCTCGGCACCCTCTACCCGCTGGTGCTCGATGCGTTGACCGGTGCCAAGCTGTCGGTCGGCCCACCGTATTTCGATGCCTTGTTCCTGCCGCTGATGGCACTGCTGATGGTGGTGCTGGGCGTGGGCGTGGTGGTGCGCTGGAAAGACACCCCCGGCAAATGGCTGGCCAGCATGATGACCCCGGTGCTGCTCGGCAGCGCCATCCTCGCGCCGGTGGCAGGCTTTATCGTCGACGACTTCGACTGGCCGACCCTGACCGCCTTCGCCCTGGCCGCCTGGGTGGTGCTTGGCGGGCTGCGCGACATTCTCGACAAGACCCGTCACAAAGGCCTGCTCAAGGGCCTGCCTGGCCTGGGTCGCAGCTACTGGGGCATGCAGCTGGCGCACCTGGGCCTGGCGGTGTGCGCGCTGGGCGTGGTGCTGTCGAGCAACAACAGCGCTGAACGCGACCTGCGCATGGCTCCGGGCGAGAGCGTGGAGCTGGGCGGCTACCACTTCCTGTTCCAGGGGGCCAGGCATTTCGAAGGGCCGAACTTCATCTCCGACAAGGGCACCGTGGTGGTCAGCCGCGATGGCCGTGAAGTGACCACCCTGCACCCGGAGAAGCGCCTGTACACCGTGCAGCAGTCGATGATGACCGAAGCCGGCATCGACGCCGGCTTTACCCGCGACCTGTACGTCGCCCTCGGCGAGCCGCTGGAGAACGGCGCCTGGGCAGTACGCGTGCATATCAAGCCTTACGTCCGCTGGATCTGGCTGGGCGGTCTGCTGACCGGCCTGGGCGGGTTGCTGGCGGCCCTCGACCGGCGCTATCGCGTCAAGGTCAAGACCCGGGTGCGTGATGCCCTGGGCGTGTCTGGAGCAGCTGCATGA
- a CDS encoding 2-hydroxyacid dehydrogenase, with protein MHKTVLVLVETVDDYLPMLEQAGYRLIRAPSPQLRAEAIQRHAHEVDAVLTRGPLGLTASEIDTLSKLQIICVIGAGYEQVDLAAAAARGITVTNGAGANAEAVADHTLALLLALLRDIPRADASTRRGEWNRVISPSVSGKRLGILGLGAVGLAIARRAHLGFAMPVSYHSRTPRQDVPYTWYDSPQHLADAVDILVVATPGGANTRHLVDAQVLEALGAEGYLVNIARASVVDTQALVAALQHGQLAGAALDVFDDEPAVPDALKALGNTVLTPHVAGQSPEAARDTVTLVLRNLQAFFAGEAVLTPVRQ; from the coding sequence ATGCACAAGACAGTCCTGGTGCTGGTGGAAACCGTCGATGATTACCTGCCCATGCTGGAGCAGGCCGGCTACCGTTTGATCCGTGCCCCTTCGCCGCAACTGCGGGCCGAGGCCATCCAGCGCCATGCCCATGAAGTAGATGCTGTGCTCACCCGCGGCCCGCTGGGCCTGACTGCCAGCGAAATCGACACGCTGTCCAAACTGCAGATCATCTGCGTGATCGGTGCTGGCTACGAACAGGTTGACCTGGCCGCGGCCGCTGCGCGCGGCATCACTGTCACCAACGGCGCCGGGGCCAATGCCGAAGCGGTCGCCGACCACACCCTCGCCCTGCTGCTGGCGCTGTTGCGCGACATTCCCCGCGCCGATGCCAGTACCCGCCGGGGCGAATGGAACCGGGTGATCAGCCCCTCGGTGAGTGGCAAGCGCCTTGGCATTCTCGGCCTTGGTGCGGTGGGCCTGGCCATCGCCAGGCGCGCCCATCTGGGCTTCGCCATGCCCGTCAGCTACCACAGCCGCACGCCGCGCCAGGATGTGCCCTACACCTGGTACGACAGCCCGCAGCACCTGGCCGACGCCGTCGACATCCTGGTGGTGGCAACCCCCGGGGGAGCCAACACTCGTCACCTGGTCGATGCACAGGTGCTCGAGGCCCTGGGGGCCGAGGGCTACCTGGTGAATATCGCCCGAGCCAGCGTGGTCGACACCCAGGCCCTGGTGGCCGCGCTGCAGCATGGCCAGCTGGCTGGTGCGGCACTGGATGTGTTCGACGACGAGCCGGCTGTACCCGATGCTCTCAAGGCCCTTGGCAACACCGTGCTCACCCCCCACGTGGCCGGCCAGTCGCCGGAGGCGGCGCGCGATACGGTGACCCTGGTGCTGCGCAACCTGCAGGCGTTCTTTGCCGGCGAAGCCGTATTGACTCCGGTACGCCAGTAA
- a CDS encoding PhzF family phenazine biosynthesis protein: MQLEIFQVDAFSAEPFGGNPAAVIPLQSWLPDDVLQRIAEENNLSETAYFVRNGETFDLRWFTPTVEVDLCGHATLASAYVLFEQLGEQAQVLRFNTRSGELRVSRNADGLLAMDFPAKQPVAVDMLPGLLQALGLGQAQALYRSDDYVVVIDDALLLDTLKPDFVALLAFDVRGIAVTAAGRGFDFVTRWFGPRVGVNEDPVTGSAHTSLAPIWAERLGRNVLSCEQGGVRKGQLQCEVPGNGRVIISGRAALYLRGTVYI, from the coding sequence ATGCAACTTGAAATCTTCCAGGTCGATGCGTTTTCCGCCGAGCCGTTCGGGGGCAACCCGGCGGCAGTGATCCCACTGCAAAGCTGGCTGCCGGACGACGTGCTGCAGCGCATTGCCGAAGAGAACAACCTCTCGGAAACCGCCTACTTCGTGCGCAACGGCGAAACCTTCGACCTGCGCTGGTTCACCCCGACCGTGGAAGTCGACCTGTGCGGCCATGCCACCCTGGCCTCGGCCTATGTGCTGTTCGAACAGCTGGGCGAGCAGGCGCAGGTGCTGCGTTTCAACACCCGCAGTGGCGAGCTGCGGGTCAGCCGCAACGCTGACGGGCTGCTGGCCATGGACTTCCCGGCCAAGCAGCCGGTCGCCGTGGACATGCTGCCGGGCCTGTTGCAGGCGCTGGGCCTGGGCCAGGCACAGGCGCTGTACCGCAGTGACGACTATGTGGTGGTGATCGATGACGCCCTGTTGCTCGACACCCTGAAGCCGGATTTCGTTGCGCTGTTGGCCTTCGATGTGCGCGGTATCGCCGTTACCGCGGCAGGCCGTGGCTTTGATTTCGTCACCCGCTGGTTCGGCCCGCGGGTCGGCGTGAACGAAGACCCGGTGACTGGCTCGGCGCACACCTCGCTGGCGCCGATATGGGCCGAGCGTCTGGGTAGGAACGTGCTGAGCTGCGAGCAGGGTGGGGTGCGCAAAGGGCAGCTGCAGTGCGAAGTGCCGGGTAACGGCCGGGTGATCATCAGCGGGCGGGCGGCGTTGTACCTGCGCGGTACGGTGTACATCTGA
- a CDS encoding Lrp/AsnC family transcriptional regulator yields MTDAIDQLLINALMEDSRRSLKALAQISGLSSPSVSERLRRLEERGVLRGYTVEVDPRAFGYQLQAIVRIRPLPGKLQEVERQIIAIPEFTECDKVIGEDCFIARLHVRSMEQLDTLLDRLYTVAETNTAIIKKTPVKRRLPPMD; encoded by the coding sequence ATGACCGATGCCATCGACCAACTGCTGATCAACGCGCTGATGGAAGACTCGCGCCGCTCGCTCAAGGCCCTGGCGCAGATCAGCGGGCTGTCTTCACCCAGCGTCAGCGAACGCCTGCGTCGCCTGGAGGAACGCGGCGTGTTGCGCGGTTACACCGTAGAGGTCGACCCACGCGCCTTTGGCTACCAACTGCAGGCCATCGTGCGCATCCGCCCGCTACCCGGGAAGCTGCAGGAGGTGGAACGGCAGATCATCGCCATTCCCGAATTCACCGAGTGCGACAAGGTAATTGGCGAAGACTGCTTCATTGCCCGCCTGCATGTTCGCTCGATGGAGCAACTGGACACCCTGCTCGACCGCCTCTATACGGTGGCCGAAACCAATACGGCGATCATCAAGAAGACACCGGTCAAGCGGCGGTTGCCGCCGATGGATTGA
- a CDS encoding NCS1 family nucleobase:cation symporter-1, translating into MSTSFDLAPELSVASTHPASTLAGSQPELALSPRLHNRDLAPTRIEGRRWGGYSIFALWTNDVHNIANYSFAMGLFALGLGGWQILLSLAIGAALVYFFMNLSGYMGQKTGVPFPVISRIAFGIHGAQIPALIRAVIAIAWFGIQTYLASVVLRVLLTAVWPQMAAYDHDSILGLSSLGWVCFVSIWLVQLVILAYGMEMVRRYEAFAGPVILLTVAALAVFMYFKADARIAWSVAEPLAGYEMWRNIFAGGALWLAIYGTLVLNFCDFARSSPCRKTIRVGNFWGLPVNILVFAVITVVLCGAQFQINGQIIDSPTQIVAAIPSTAFLVLGCLAFLIVTVAVNIMANFVAPAFVLSNLAPRHLNFRRAGLISATLAVLILPWNLYNSPLVIVYFLSGLGALLGPLYGVIMSDYWLLRKGCINVPQLYSEDPAGAYHYTKGINLRAVAAFVPAALLAIVLALVPNFHGVAPFSWLIGAGIAAALYLLIAPRKHQYQDVSGECIAVDHSSH; encoded by the coding sequence ATGAGTACCAGCTTCGACCTTGCCCCTGAACTATCCGTCGCCAGCACCCACCCCGCGTCCACTCTCGCCGGCAGCCAGCCGGAACTCGCCCTGAGCCCGCGCCTGCATAACCGCGACCTCGCGCCGACGCGCATCGAAGGTCGCCGCTGGGGCGGCTACAGCATCTTTGCGCTGTGGACCAATGATGTGCACAACATCGCCAACTACTCGTTCGCCATGGGCTTGTTCGCCCTCGGCCTGGGTGGCTGGCAGATCCTGCTGTCGCTGGCCATCGGCGCGGCGCTGGTGTACTTCTTCATGAACCTGTCCGGCTACATGGGGCAGAAGACCGGCGTACCATTCCCGGTCATCAGCCGCATCGCCTTCGGCATCCACGGCGCGCAGATTCCGGCGTTGATTCGTGCGGTCATCGCCATCGCCTGGTTCGGCATCCAGACCTACCTGGCTTCGGTGGTGCTGCGCGTGCTGCTCACCGCTGTATGGCCGCAGATGGCAGCCTATGACCATGACAGCATCCTCGGCCTGTCGAGCCTGGGCTGGGTGTGCTTCGTGTCGATCTGGCTGGTGCAGCTGGTGATCCTGGCCTATGGCATGGAGATGGTGCGCCGCTACGAGGCCTTTGCCGGCCCGGTGATCCTGCTGACCGTCGCCGCCCTGGCGGTGTTCATGTACTTCAAGGCCGACGCCCGCATCGCCTGGTCGGTGGCCGAACCGCTGGCCGGCTACGAGATGTGGCGCAACATATTTGCCGGCGGCGCGCTGTGGCTGGCGATCTACGGCACCCTGGTGCTGAACTTCTGTGACTTCGCCCGCTCCTCGCCATGCCGCAAGACCATCCGCGTCGGCAACTTCTGGGGCCTGCCGGTGAACATCCTGGTGTTCGCCGTGATCACCGTGGTGCTGTGCGGCGCGCAGTTCCAGATCAACGGCCAGATCATCGACAGCCCGACCCAGATCGTCGCGGCCATCCCAAGTACAGCGTTCCTGGTACTGGGCTGCCTGGCCTTCCTGATCGTGACGGTGGCGGTGAACATCATGGCCAACTTCGTCGCCCCGGCCTTCGTCCTCAGCAACCTGGCACCGCGTCACCTGAACTTCCGCCGCGCCGGGCTGATCAGCGCCACCCTGGCGGTGCTGATCCTGCCGTGGAACCTGTACAACAGCCCACTGGTGATCGTGTATTTCCTGTCCGGCCTGGGTGCCCTGCTCGGCCCGCTGTACGGGGTGATCATGTCCGACTACTGGTTGCTGCGCAAAGGCTGCATCAACGTGCCGCAGCTGTACAGCGAAGACCCGGCTGGCGCCTACCACTACACCAAGGGCATCAACCTGCGCGCCGTGGCCGCCTTCGTGCCGGCCGCCCTGCTGGCCATCGTCCTGGCCCTGGTGCCCAACTTCCATGGCGTGGCGCCATTCTCCTGGCTGATCGGTGCCGGCATCGCCGCCGCACTTTACCTGCTGATCGCCCCACGCAAACACCAATACCAGGACGTCAGCGGCGAATGCATCGCCGTGGACCACAGCAGCCATTGA